From a region of the Primulina eburnea isolate SZY01 chromosome 7, ASM2296580v1, whole genome shotgun sequence genome:
- the LOC140836241 gene encoding uncharacterized protein: protein MSTASQAFSGNLKKALAGLRRINLDGLRWRVFDAKGQVLGRLASHISTVVQGKDKPTYVPNRDEGDMCIVINAKDVCVTGRKMTDKLYQWHTGYIGHLKERSLKDQMAKDPTEVIRKAILRMLPRNKLRDDRDRKLRIFAGSEHPFGDRSLEHYIMPPRQVREMRPRARRAMIRAQKKAEQQEQDETNTKKGKRRNKVGSILEI from the exons AAAGCCCTTGCAGGGCTGAGACGTATTAATTTGGATGGTTTGAGATGGAGAGTTTTTGATGCAAAAGGACAG GTCCTTGGGAGGTTAGCTTCCCACATATCAACTGTTGTTCAGGGCAAGGATAAGCCCACATATGTTCCCAATCGGGATGAGGGGGATATGTGCATTGTTATAAATGCTAAAGATGTATGCGTCACTGGAAGGAAAATGACTGATAAGTTGTATCAATGGCATACAGG GTATATAGGCCACCTCAAAGAAAGGAGTTTGAAAGACCAGATGGCCAAGGATCCTACAGAAGTAATTCGCAAAGCCATACTTCGCATGCTTCCTAGAAACAAACTACGTGAT GATAGAGACAGAAAATTAAGGATATTTGCTGGCAGTGAACACCCTTTTGGTGATAGGTCTCTCGAGCATTATATAATGCCCCCAAGACAAGTGCGTGAAATGCGGCCCCGTGCCAGAAGAGCTATGATTCGAGCTCAAAAGAAAGCAGAGCAACAAGAACAGGacgaaacaaacactaaaaaAGGCAAAAGGCGGAACAAGGTGGGATCAATTCTGGAGATCTGA